GCACTTTTTTAGTGGGTTTTcgaattttgacccaaaaaagaaaagggttttgAATTAGATGCTTGTGGCTGTGGATTTTGCTATCATCTCGTGGTGCTGGTTGCTGAATTGATAGTGCAAGTCATTAACCTTAAACTATCATGTGTAAGGAGAGAAGTGCTAACAAGACTTGCACTTACAATGGGTTTTGaattttgagggaaaaaatgattttgaattagATTTTTGTGGCAGTGGATTTTGCTATGATTTCATGCCGGTTACTGAATTGATAATGCAAGTCACTAATGCTAATCTACCACGTGTAATGAGGAAATTGCTAGTGGATTGAAGAGATCACTGTCGCCGGCATAGTATAGTTCTGTTAAAACTCGATTGTTGCAGACCCAAAGTGGCAGCAGCTCAAAATGAGAGTTTTGGAGATTGCTTAAATTGCTTTGACATTTAATTGCTCCAACCGGATCAATGATCTTTCTTCCTCCAATTTTGGTAGGCTTCAAGATCACAGCGACATTGAGGCGAGCCACCTCCTTCAAGATCACAACGATCTAGGGTTTCCATCACCTCTTGCTCATCAAGGAGATATTGAATCTTTCAAAGCAAGATGTTATAGTTCTCACCGTCGAGTTTCTCATCCTtgttcaaatcatcaaaaaaatttcttgcagcTATTTTCAACTCCATTCAAGAAATGCACAAGATATTAATAATATGTATATATCACTCTTTTGCAGCATTAATCTAAAttacataataaaaattttatgcaagTCACAAGATCAAAAATTTGCCATGCTCCTGATCATCTCTTGCGCCCAAGTACTCAATCATTATATGTAATTTAATATGCGTAGAAATAAATTGCAGGAGGAAACTAATAAGTCTCAACTTGACTAAAAACACACTCCCACTTAACAGGGAGACTATTTacagtaataaaatattatattatcaattataataaattataaaaatatccaGAATATTAAATATATCAAGAATATTATAGATGCCAGGATATGGGAAGGATATTTAGAATATTAAAGATCTCCAGAATATCCAGAATATTGTAAAGATAATCTCATTGTATCTTACAGTTTTGCCGATCGACGGAAGCAATCTCAAAATCGCGAGAGTGTTGCTGAAGAAGCTGGATTCCAACACCCTGATGGTGGCCCTTTCTCTCCCCTCGCGTGATCTATAATGGGAGTGATGTTGTTCATGAAGGGCATTTGCAATATACGATTATGAATTAACGGTATACGTGCCCAAagtatttgatgttttttgcatttgttgggGTGGGGCGATGGgtgctttgcttttcttcttagcGTCCATCAAAGTCTCTTCTCTCTGCAAGTTCTTCTTTCGAGGTTTCTGGTTCAGGCACATCGTCACCTTCATCGTCGTCGGAGGAGCTTTCTTAGAGTCTGTCCCTCTCAATCATCACCATTGGGAATGcagaatttctctttcttgtcaTCAGGAAATCAATGCAGAAGAGGATGTGCGACAATGCGCCGAAGCTATGGGCAGCAAAGGGTAAGCGAGACAGTCGCGGATTTTGAAGCAacgtaaaattatttcaaccaaaaaagagaagaaaaaatgacataaaactaTGAAAAAAACAGAAcgacttttgtttctttttctttccttttattacaTAACCTATGATTGACTCTGGAGCCGAAACATCCCAACATGGTATGACTCACCAATCAAGATGTAAAACTACGAAAAAACAGAGCAATCGCATCTCACTTAGATTCATATATTTGTGGGATATTTGTGATTTATCGATTTAAGATTGGACTCATTGTCATCTAAACATGCTGGTAACCAAGTAAGGATAATCCGACTCATGCCGTGATGTCACTAAAATCTGCACTGCTTGTCGTTTGCAAAGTGTTCGTATTcgttggaagaagaagaaaaagaaaggtccCAATCCTAAAGGGTTAATgctgttggggtttcatgaatcatgtataggtaaaattaacataaagaacgcagcggaaacaaagatatattttatacatgattcttcTAAGGCGTTGTttgtgcgttttaatcaaaaatttgaacataaaagggagttaaacgaattacctctcgaagcacACTTGAAACAAGTCGTTTGGATGTTCTACAGTTCAAGTCCCACAAGCGTTAGACCTCTAGTttagacacaccaacaacgaacgtcgaacggaagagagaacttttggatattcaccacttcgatcgtgctagcaatcacgtggaaacaatccgttgtattcttgatgtataatagtcacggcccgaaggaaataattgtttttcttcctcctgtctcgaagacacaagaacacacgcACACTTTTACTCAATATTCAGCAACTAGCAGAACTTCAagtttttgttcatggtgaagagCCGATCCggaacaagaaaacaaaacactcgaagtctccttttatttttccagcAGCACTTTAACTCTCGTCCCTCAATtgcttttataataaaattgaccagcaacggttgctaatcgatggacgatcgtgcatgagcaaccgctcatgcacgatttgacatgatggtcagcggttgaccatccatgcttcgtgcataatggtcagcaaccgctgaccattacgcttcgtgcatgtgcacgaatcgtgcacatgcatgaagctttaattaatttttaattagttaattaattaattaattaattaaatgaataataattaattaattaatcaattccctttttaaaaataaaaagaacataattttatGTGTACAATTGGAATACATTAACATGTATCCACTTTGAgaatgcgtgtgcatcatatgtaaataggctcgtgactataatacaaattaaattaaatttcatttaatttaatttcaaatcgacacAATTCGATTGcaataattgcaaacacatttgcaattatatttctctcttgttccatgttatcctaattgtttatggtgtgtgacatccctaggttcatcactaaactggtagtaagacttgtactaacacattagtactcccacaagaattaattgtcccgattaatctttgggtcTTACAagtcatgattgacatctagcaatatgtcatggctacccagatagtgtgaatattttaataacataatgaacctatcagctttggctacagtgtaatttaatccctctgtcttactatgtcccgatcaaacaaagaccatggaatattagtcaagtcattaattcgatcatatgcacaaatctaattgacatgcattttattcgagacataaacaatttattctcggttacaaccccggccgaggatttcaatgtattgtcacaattagattgcataggacatcattattataccttgcatataacaaggagacagattccatattccgcacacgtgtaacttcatatatgaacaaactatgaccatcaggtataaagacggatcaacaacccggcattatgtgcacccgtgaaccatagttgttcaatacacaagttaacactgtgcctcaggtctatGAATTATTTATACAAGACCAAAtgatgaacaattagacattgaccacgctaaaagcttccatgtcgctaatcgttccatatgtgTCAcattcagtgaatttgtctaatacaaacacatGTGTTCTAACTcatgcatcataatacccaatgacatgtgactcatcatacccttaagtatccaatacttaatggcgaagttaagaacacaccggtctcaataggattattaatatccactcaataatccatcgaccgggaacgatttaaagattcagtctaactatgaacccgtcacatatattcttgacgtctcaagaataggtctagttgcaactgatcttatggaatcattcatcaatataaaataattggacaaatgaatgaatacgtcattgccattaattaaataatgaaagtacaaccgAAATCCCTAATTTGTAAccattacatagtagctttagggcatacattcAACAAATGCAGCAAAGCTGGAAGAGGGCTTCTTGTCAAGCTGGAAGAGACCTCGGATGCCGTGAGTTGGTTCAACAGCCATGTGTTCATGTAGAGCTTCTGCTGCTAGATTTGTCGAACAGCACGCTAGCGTTGAGGAACGGGGGTTGGCTCGGTTGGGGGAGTACACAATTTTTGTCGTGGAGCATCTCGACGACCCTAGACATGGGTGGTCGCAATTCCATGCAGGCTTGAGTGCACAAAAGGCTGATTTGGAGCACATTCGATGCCTCCAGGATGGGGAATTTACCTTGTAAGGCCGGATCAATGCATGCGGCTAAATTATTTGACTTGTAATGCTTCCATACCTGCAAAGCAATCATGAATTTCCATGGCTTCCTTATATCTAAAGACAAATCTACTAGCACTAACGTAGAAACCAACAATAGATTTTGTtgggaaaatcaaaagaaaaattagataatccTAGTGGAGTGTGGCCAGGAAAGTAAATGTCAGTCTAAGTTCTCATGATCGTAGGGACAAGCAACCTTACCGACTGTAATATCGAGCTCGACCCCCGTGTGTATACACTATTCTTCCTACCACTCAAGATTTCAAGAACCAGCACCCCAAAAGCATAAACATCAGCTTTCTCCGTTAGCTGTCCCCTCATCAAATATTCAGGTGCCATGTAACCGCTACATAGTCAATCGTCTTTTAGatataaaccatacttagcccaAAGAAGATgtgaagtgcaagggaaggaTGATATGCGAAACCCCTCTGAGGGGCCAAACTTGTCAGATCAAGGAAATAGAAAGTGCCGACTATGGTTTCGAGCAAGTTGGTAATGAAAAGGCATTCTTACAATGTGCCGGCGATTCCTGTGCTAAGATGAGACTTATCCAGAGCAATGCATCGAGCAAGCCCAAAATCTGAGATTTTCGCTGTGAGATTTTCGTCGAGGAGGATGTTGCTGGTTTTTATGTCCCGATGGATGATTTTCACTCCACAACCTCCATGAAGATATGCAAGGCCCTCAGCTGTTCCTATGATGATGTGCAGCCTCTCCTCCCAAGTTAGGACCGGGGTCGCATTGTTGACTGCAACAATAGATTCTATTCGCTTATTTAGAAAGACAAGCAGAGCGGAGTGGGACATGCATAACCAAAGAAGGCAAGACactaatggagcagatttttgAAACCTTCGACTCGAAAATCATTAGATTGAAGCATTGCATGCAATACAAGAAGCCAGTTACTAAGAATGCAAACTGAACCGATGCTCATCATGAAGGGTGGATCTCTTATTGGCATCAAACAATGACTGTGTAAGTGTGTTATGCAGTCGTAAGTGTGTTATGCGGTTATGCAACAACCAGCTACTTACCAAAAAGAACTAGATCAAGACTTCTTTTAGGAAGATATTCGTAGACGAGGAGGCTCTCTGGGCCTTCAATGCTACATCCCAAAACCCTCATGAGGTTCTTATGTCGGATCCCACTAATCAGGTTCACCTCATTGAAGAAGTCATCCACCCATTGGCATGTGTTGAATACCAACCGCTTAACCGCGACGACCTTCCCGTCGGGTAAAATCCCCTTGTACACGGAACCGCCGCCCCCTTGGCCTAGCTTCCTTGAGTCATCAAAGAAGTTGGTGGCCTTCTCCAGTGTCTTGTACTTGAAATATAAGCTAAACTTGCTCTTGCTTGCTCGTAATTGCATGAGGTTATTTTGCACTGAATAAGGATGAATGCGAAATTCGTGTCATCAAGCTTGTGATCAAGAATTACTAAGAGATCATTTTAAGCATTTGAATCGTATTGcttactttgtttcttcttgGAGTACTTTTTGTATCCAATGTATGCACCAATGAGAACAAGCAAAGTCACTACAGTAGCCGATGAGGTTATTGCTATGGTGATGCGAACCATAGATGAACCTgcaaaatgataaaggcatCATCAGGTTGAGATGAGTGAATTcattaataattccaaaaatcTGGCAAGCATCGAATCATAAGatgaatcaaattaaatttaggGTGTGTTCATTTGgggaaaaatttcaagaaaaaggaaaatgttttacggaaaattattttttttttttaaatgattaattttcctttatttggtgaTGTATGagtaaaaatgtttttagtatttaaatctcgtttggaaaatgatttcaatctcatgcaaaaaaaaaaaaaagagtttctttaaattaatttttatttgattttctttctcttccttcttcctcctccactaGTTGTTGGGCCTTGACAAGCCACTAGCATTGTCGTCAAGGCCAAACAAGGGCTAACCTGACCAGCCTCGGGCAAGTTTGAACTCGCTAGATCCTGGGGTTTGTTGCAATGAggctggcgaggcttgagcttgcaCTGGCGATTGGgaagggaggaaaaaggaaaagaaaaagataaggaaaagaaaagaaaactttgaaaatcgatttttaaaataaaataattaaaaaaatccacatgagcaatttttgaaagtgTATTCACCTTCTTAGATTGAGAattcacttttctaattttatgcgTGTATATTTTCCTTGATTAGAAAGTGTATTCGATTGATCAATCATTTTTGGCAAACTAAACGAATGaaagtttagaaattaattttgagaaaacaCTTTTCATCAAACAAATGCACTCTTAGGTTATGTTTGTTTTGTGGATCATATTTTTCTACAAAACATTTTCCCTGGCATTCAATtcgcttaggaaaatgagtcaatgaaaaTTATCTTTCTGGTCAACATAAAACTATGATTTCAtctttgaaaaagttggaaaacattttccaaaatattattaGGTATTGGCGCTTGGATATAAAACTCTACGTTTGGATACGAGAATCTCAACACTAGTTCCTGAGTCTCTAACGCTCAGGCTGGATCCATCAAGGTTGGCCCCGGATCCATTGAGGTCAGGACCTGGTCTCTTGGGCACGAGTCCATTGAGACTAGACCTAGGTCAATTGAGGCCGGGCTCTCGATGCCGATACCCAAGTCCATCGAGGCCGAGCTCGAACCCCTAGTGCTTGTGCCCTATACTTCAACACTTGAGCCATAAAGGACAGGCTTGGGCCCTGAAACGCAAGCTTTAGTCCCCAACACTTAGGCTCAAGTCTTGAATTAATGAAACTTCGTTCTTAtaagaatatttaaaaaaaaaaataaaatttcaattattttttttctttcctttttttcttctttctttttatattttgcttctgccTCGGCTAATCACAAGCCTCAATGACGGCTAGCAATTGACCACAGGCAAGGGATGAGCTTGTTGTTCTAGCAATGCCGAGGTCTTGTTGACCTTTGACAAGGCTTGAGCCTAGCCGATCTAAATCACCGATTGTCATCGTGGCCAGCGAttagctgaaaaagaaaaataaaataaactaaaaataataatatttgatattcaaaaaatgaaaagagaaaaaaatttaaaaatatcattaaaagaaGTGCCTTAATCGACCAACATGAGGAAACCACAATTGGAAAAATCGAAATCTGACAGCAGACATAGAAGAGCGTCGGTTTTTCTTTAATGGCGAGGAAGCCATCTTTTAAGTCGGTAAACCAGAGATCAGGACACCAGTTGTTACCTCCGCTATGAGGGACGTCGTAGAACCTTGTGGTCGAGTAACGGAGGAAGCATCCCGCGTTCATGGCCCGCGCTTCTTCTCTGGGAGCGCAGCTTCTTGCCCTCGAAGTTGCATTCTCCAAACAGACTCTGCAACCGCCGGCATCAAGCGTGCTCCAACACTGTGCCAAAGCATATACCCCGGCGACTCCTCCAATTCCGTCCTCCCCAGCCACCGCGAAGCCCTTGTTCTGCACTGCGCTGGTCGAGACATTCCTCAGGACCCGGTCCACCCTATCTGAGAACTCGGCCACTCTCTCTGCCGGGACTGTCAAATTGGAACTACACTTGAGCATGTCGTGCGTCGGATCGACGGTCTCGTTGTAGAAGTCGTAACTGCTGTAACGGACGAAGCAGCCGTCGAGGTAGAGCCGACCAAAGTTGGGGAGGCAGCGGGCGATCCGGATCCAGCTCTCGGTAAAGCAGAGGCGGCACTCGGTTTCAGTCAAGTCACCATGGCACTGGAAGAGGCCGTACACTGCTGGCGGCGGCGAGGCGAGGGAGTACTTCCACCAGCGCTGGGCGGCGACGCTGTCGGAGAGCTCGTTCACGGTGGCGATGAGGTCAGAGACGACGTTTCCAGCGACAATCCAAGTGGATTCCTCGCAGATGAGGCCCGCTTCGGTGATTCCAGGATCGGAGAcggcgagagagaagaagaacgagGAGAGCGCGAGCAGAGGAAGGGCGATTGATGGGCTCGCTCCGTTCGACTTCATGGGCTCTGCTTGAGATACGCTCGGTTATCAAATTATCCTTTTCTCTCAGTTCTcttcaaagagagaagaagaagaataagaagaaaacgGGAATATTTGAGCAAGAGCGCGATGGGAGCTCCGATTCAACCTGATGATCTCATAAAAAGCTTCAACCAGCTACGCAACGTGGAATCGGAGCGACAGACTGATGCTTGACTTTTGGGGTCTCGTTTTTCACACCACCCCTTGCTTTCTTTATGCTACAGTAGAGCTTTCTGGAAAGTGCCATGGTGATGCCAGGTCCCAGGAACTGCCGCGAGGGTGGGTGTCGGATGTCGCTGTCTCGTTGTTTAGCGATATTTCTGTCGCATTGCGTTCAGGGAAGGTGCCATGAATATTGTGGTTGGCGGTAGATAGGAGAAAATATCAGGTGTGTTTAACATGACATAAATGATGGTGCAATAAACCATACACTGAACGAAACGTGGCAAATTCAGGCCCACCTGAATGTCTCCACTACTCCGTTAACACTCCGTCTCTCTCCCCTTTACTCTCTTTCCTCGCCTCCGTTTCTGCCCgtgaccctctctctccctcttctctctctacttctcttttctttcctcttgcgTCTGCCATGGTTCGAGCTCGAGTTGGCTCATGGATGACCTGCTCACAAGCATGCTGACGCTCATATATGGCTGTCACCGCCTGTGCGGGGGCGCGGAACACAGGGACTCGCTCGAGAAGATTAGACCCATCTACCAAATGGTCTTTGGGACGACAACCAAATGGGTAGACGGACAAGGagatatgaaatgaaaataaaaacccaaactttcttgaagagtcTCAGCGGGCGGGGTCGGATGCGGAGCTGGGAGGAGGAAATGAGCAAATGGGTTTTGTAAACGGACGCGTTGGCGTATCGGGTCGGCTTcggtttcctaatttaatgcgaTTTTATCACGTGGATCGTCCTCGCCTGTTCCTGTGTATTGTTTTTTCCCATCCATCATCGACGACACTCGCTCGACCTCAAACTCGGAGCTTTGGTTAGCACTCGAGTTTTGAGCTCAGCCTCAAGCCATCTCACCACAAATGAAGCTCGATGCAGTCTTCATTTGGCGGCGCGCTGTCCCTCCTTGACCTGAAGTGACCATGAGCCAACTCGAGCTCGAGCCATGGCAGACttaagaggaaagaaaagagaagtagagacagaagaaggggagagagagttgtgGGCAGAAAtgaagggaaggagagagagacgtAATTAATGGAGAGAGTGGGGGGCTAACAGGTGGGCCCAAATTTGCCATTAGTGTATGGTTTACTGCaccatcctacgtggcataTTAAGCACGCCTAATATTTTCTTCCGTAGATAGAGGTCAGTCGCATGGGAAGATTCTTTTGTTAAAAGATTTTATGTCacgaaattttggattttaccaAGTTGTAATATacgcaccaaaagaaaaagttaataaaCTTCCAACTCAAACTGATACTAATATAGCACCAAAagttccttaccaaaaaaaaatatagcacCAAAAGTTATTATGTTTCAAGGTAAAAGCAATAAAATTTACCAGTAGAGTTAAATATCAAAAAAACcgttaaaatgaaaaaaaaaatgcaattaaagttGCAATCACAGAAAAATAGACATCAATATCAAGTAATTCTAATATCAAAGATAAAATGAAGTACTATGGCACCACACTTAGGTTAAAATTCGTGGCGCTTGAACTTTTTGCCATAATATAAATGGTTAGGTGACGGAGAAAAAGTAACCAAAATCATTTTTCCTATGGAAAAAGCCataaatttgaaatcttgatGGTGAAAATCCAGAAACCTAAAGgtaaacaaattcaaaaggaaaatgatgaaaaaaattaaaaagaggaTTATGTTGAAAAGTGTCGATTTAACCATTTATTAGGAAATCAAAGAACGAAAGTCTTCAATTTTTAACCatgatttttcacattttatgtgtaattagataagatttttataataatacaaataaaacGAGGCACACAAAACCTAGGGACGAGAAAAAAACGGTTTGCCTACTACTATCCCAAAAAAGTTGCAATTGAAGTCATGACCATGGAAAATTGGACGTTTAGATCACGTAGTTCTTTTTAGGTTTTAAATTCTTCGCAGTTGAAATTTTTTGCCATGAGACAAATGGTTAGGTGATGGAAGAAAAAGTAATCAAAAGCATTTTCTCATGGGAAAAACCGATGAATAAGAAATTTTGATGGCAAAAGCTCTAGAAATTCAAAGgtaaacaaattcaaaaggaaaatgacagaaaaaggaaaaacaattaaagaGGGGATTATGTCCAAAGGTGCTGTCTAATCAAGGTATGGTTCTTTCACATGATGTGAGTAATTTGATAAGATTTCTATAACATTACAAATAAAATGAGGTTTGCCAATTACCATCCACAACAGAGTTCATTGGTTTCATTATCACTAACACCTTTAAAACTTTTGACTATTTCCAATATGCAATCACAGAGAAAATCAATACGAACCGTCCaattaggaaaatgataaaaaaaaaaaaagagaaaaggatttGCGTGCTTGTCGACCAAGGGAAGACTTCATACAAtcaatgtgacatcctgattttcgaaTCTGATTTCGATAAGATGAAAtgagcttttcatcgatgcgcctatagcatttttctttgagttgaccATTTACGAGttaactagtctatcaagtaaagccgttaagaaatATAGCGCAATAACCTTGAGAATTTgacttgaaattgatttttcgagTGTGCTAgtctgcaatggtcattacggcaccattaaaatcgatcagagatcggagataggtcgattcgatagaggtatgtgattagtgtatGGGTGATTAcacctaattgcaaaaattcTGTCAAACGGcactaaaccaatttttctAGTCATTTtcgtaccctatgtccgtatttgaaacctcgagattttcataacaaccgagagtcaccaatgtatTGAAGATGTACGTTGTAGCtcaaaaataatcgaccacgggtcaattacattaaaaattctTAGAAGCTACATGATAGATTAGGATGCGCTAAAATTGCGtcagattaaaattaaccgtgaaattttCGATGACCTATGTTGTGTTGAAGGGATATCTATATGATCCaatcgatttcaaaaattgaaagttctgtcgtgtcacgattcattttaggaacatcaactcatcttctgaagaattttcaaaaattccgggatttttacggaaaatcgattaaGACGATTTGGAAAacgaataaaaattcaaatgggCTAAATTGAAGGGAATTTTGACTTCTAGATCGAGCTACTTGGTGACAGgaaagtgtggaaattgtacgggctttttcttcaacgaaattggacctcaaatTGGAGaattcatgaagaaattgaagccccAAAGttgtgaaattcgaaattaggtatGAGGCTGCAAAATGGGACTtcaaattggattatttatGGAAATTCTAAGCGAGAAAGTATTCGGAGACATTGTGATATGCATGAAGACTAGGGGACCAAGTATTTATGGAATTGGATGAGCTTGTTGACCTTGGCCTCCCTTTTCCCCATCTTCACTTTCAAGCCAGCTGCGCCGAACTCCCTCTCCACGgctctctttcattttccctttttgtttctgCCTTCCCTCATTCTTCCTTCGGCGCAGCCCATCCCCACGATCGTCTCTCACTCCCTCACGCCTGCAACTTCAGCTTCTTTCATTTGTTGTTTTTCATCTCCATCGAATTCCCCTCTGCATGCCACACCTCCACTCAGTCAACCAAAGAAGTCCTCCCCACCAACGTTGACTCCTCCTGCCAGCAACGCCCACGCGTCTTCAGCCTCCACCGAATCCATTTTCCCTGCTCCGCTCACGCTGCCACTTCACCCAACGTTTCAGACCCAGCAAACTTCCGTGGACGTCAGCAGCTTATCTTCCCCTTCGCACGCCCGAGTCAACCTTCGCCCGTGAAGCCCCTGCCGTTGACGCCTGTTGCTCCCTCTCCGTTGCTCTTCACGTTCGGCCCACAGCCCACCAAAGCAACGCCACTCGAAGCCCTACTACAGCAGCCTAGTCCAATGGATTTCAGCCCGCGAGATCAACCCATCATTTCAGCCCAGTCCAGTGTTCTCTGCCAGCAGCCCGTGAACTTCAGCCCACCGAAGTCAGTCCAGCAACCCACTCATTTTCTATTCCAGCCCATCTTCAGCCTTTGGTCCAGCCCACTTGAAGCCCACACAGCCAAGCCCAACCACAGTTCAACGCAGACCAAGCCCAGCTATTTGCTattgtgacagcctgaattttcagaatttgttttcgattaaataaatcgagcatttcGTCAACACGTCATAGTCTTTATTCTCTGcccgatcactcatgagataactagactatttttggaaatcattaagagattttaacgtaataaacttgagaatttcgACTAGGAATtaactgctcgaccgtgttggtctgtaagggtcattacggcactatcagaaatcgatcagagatcggagatagatagatagatttgactgagatatgtgatcaggatgtgggtgattccatttgactgcaaaattctcatcgaacgGCATTAGaacgatttttctatcatttatgTACCCGATGTttgtaattgaaatcttgagattttcacgacaatcaagggTCGC
The nucleotide sequence above comes from Eucalyptus grandis isolate ANBG69807.140 chromosome 2, ASM1654582v1, whole genome shotgun sequence. Encoded proteins:
- the LOC104434262 gene encoding cysteine-rich receptor-like protein kinase 1 isoform X2 — translated: MRSSEPMKSNGASPSIALPLLALSSFFFSLAVSDPGITEAGLICEESTWIVAGNVVSDLIATVNELSDSVAAQRWWKYSLASPPPAVYGLFQCHGDLTETECRLCFTESWIRIARCLPNFGRLYLDGCFVRYSSYDFYNETVDPTHDMLKCSSNLTVPAERVAEFSDRVDRVLRNVSTSAVQNKGFAVAGEDGIGGVAGVYALAQCWSTLDAGGCRVCLENATSRARSCAPREEARAMNAGCFLRYSTTRFYDVPHSGGSSMVRITIAITSSATVVTLLVLIGAYIGYKKYSKKKQMQNNLMQLRASKSKFSLYFKYKTLEKATNFFDDSRKLGQGGGGSVYKGILPDGKVVAVKRLVFNTCQWVDDFFNEVNLISGIRHKNLMRVLGCSIEGPESLLVYEYLPKRSLDLVLFVNNATPVLTWEERLHIIIGTAEGLAYLHGGCGVKIIHRDIKTSNILLDENLTAKISDFGLARCIALDKSHLSTGIAGTFGYMAPEYLMRGQLTEKADVYAFGVLVLEILSGRKNSVYTRGSSSILQSVWKHYKSNNLAACIDPALQGKFPILEASNVLQISLLCTQACMELRPPMSRVVEMLHDKNCVLPQPSQPPFLNASVLFDKSSSRSST
- the LOC104434262 gene encoding cysteine-rich receptor-like protein kinase 1 isoform X1: MRSSEPMKSNGASPSIALPLLALSSFFFSLAVSDPGITEAGLICEESTWIVAGNVVSDLIATVNELSDSVAAQRWWKYSLASPPPAVYGLFQCHGDLTETECRLCFTESWIRIARCLPNFGRLYLDGCFVRYSSYDFYNETVDPTHDMLKCSSNLTVPAERVAEFSDRVDRVLRNVSTSAVQNKGFAVAGEDGIGGVAGVYALAQCWSTLDAGGCRVCLENATSRARSCAPREEARAMNAGCFLRYSTTRFYDVPHSGGSSMVRITIAITSSATVVTLLVLIGAYIGYKKYSKKKQMQNNLMQLRASKSKFSLYFKYKTLEKATNFFDDSRKLGQGGGGSVYKGILPDGKVVAVKRLVFNTCQWVDDFFNEVNLISGIRHKNLMRVLGCSIEGPESLLVYEYLPKRSLDLVLFESIVAVNNATPVLTWEERLHIIIGTAEGLAYLHGGCGVKIIHRDIKTSNILLDENLTAKISDFGLARCIALDKSHLSTGIAGTFGYMAPEYLMRGQLTEKADVYAFGVLVLEILSGRKNSVYTRGSSSILQSVWKHYKSNNLAACIDPALQGKFPILEASNVLQISLLCTQACMELRPPMSRVVEMLHDKNCVLPQPSQPPFLNASVLFDKSSSRSST
- the LOC104434262 gene encoding cysteine-rich receptor-like protein kinase 1 isoform X3 translates to MKSNGASPSIALPLLALSSFFFSLAVSDPGITEAGLICEESTWIVAGNVVSDLIATVNELSDSVAAQRWWKYSLASPPPAVYGLFQCHGDLTETECRLCFTESWIRIARCLPNFGRLYLDGCFVRYSSYDFYNETVDPTHDMLKCSSNLTVPAERVAEFSDRVDRVLRNVSTSAVQNKGFAVAGEDGIGGVAGVYALAQCWSTLDAGGCRVCLENATSRARSCAPREEARAMNAGCFLRYSTTRFYDVPHSGGSSMVRITIAITSSATVVTLLVLIGAYIGYKKYSKKKQMQNNLMQLRASKSKFSLYFKYKTLEKATNFFDDSRKLGQGGGGSVYKGILPDGKVVAVKRLVFNTCQWVDDFFNEVNLISGIRHKNLMRVLGCSIEGPESLLVYEYLPKRSLDLVLFESIVAVNNATPVLTWEERLHIIIGTAEGLAYLHGGCGVKIIHRDIKTSNILLDENLTAKISDFGLARCIALDKSHLSTGIAGTFGYMAPEYLMRGQLTEKADVYAFGVLVLEILSGRKNSVYTRGSSSILQSVWKHYKSNNLAACIDPALQGKFPILEASNVLQISLLCTQACMELRPPMSRVVEMLHDKNCVLPQPSQPPFLNASVLFDKSSSRSST
- the LOC104434262 gene encoding cysteine-rich receptor-like protein kinase 42 isoform X4 — its product is MRSSEPMKSNGASPSIALPLLALSSFFFSLAVSDPGITEAGLICEESTWIVAGNVVSDLIATVNELSDSVAAQRWWKYSLASPPPAVYGLFQCHGDLTETECRLCFTESWIRIARCLPNFGRLYLDGCFVRYSSYDFYNETVDPTHDMLKCSSNLTVPAERVAEFSDRVDRVLRNVSTSAVQNKGFAVAGEDGIGGVAGVYALAQCWSTLDAGGCRVCLENATSRARSCAPREEARAMNAGCFLRYSTTRFYDVPHSGGSSMVRITIAITSSATVVTLLVLIGAYIGYKKYSKKKQMQNNLMQLRASKSKFSLYFKYKTLEKATNFFDDSRKLGQGGGGSVYKGILPDGKVVAVKRLVFNTCQWVDDFFNEVNLISGIRHKNLMRVLGCSIEGPESLLVYEYLPKRSLDLVLFESIVAVNNATPVLTWEERLHIIIGTAEGLAYLHGGCGVKIIHRDIKTSNILLDENLTAKISDFGLARCIALDKSHLSTGIAGTLYGSITSQII